Within the Saccharopolyspora gloriosae genome, the region AGGTGTTCCGGGCGTGCCGCGACCACGGCGTCGCGGTCGAGATCAACTCGCGGCCGGAGCGGCTGGACCCGCCGATGGCGCTGCTGGGGGAGGCTTTCGAGCTCGGCTGCCACTTCGCCATCGACTCGGACGCGCACGCCCCCGGCCAGCTGGACTGGCAGATCCACGGCTGCGCCCGAGCCGAACGCTGCGGAATCCCCGCCTCCCGGATCATCAACTGCCAGGCCCCCTGAACGTGACGCCCGTCCCGCACACCACCTCCGGTCGACGCCTCCTTCGCCCGCTCCTACCGGTCATCTGCCTCCACGTCGGTGGTGAGGTCGATGCCTCCTTCACCCGCTATCGCCGGTCGAAGAGGCCGTTGCTTCCGCGTCGATGGTGAGGTGAATGGCGCCTTTGTCCGGTCGCGCCGGTCGAGTGGGCCGTGGGTCCGTGAGCGCTGTCAGGCGACTTGGAAGGAGCGCTTCGCCAAGCCCATCCAGTAGCCGTCGATGACCTGGTCCGGTGGGGTGTCCGGGCTGGTGGCGGCGCCGAGGGTGACGAACATCGGCGCGAAGTGCTCGGACGTCGGATGCGCGTAGGGCATGCCGGGGGCGCGATCGGCGTAGGCCGCCAGCTCGTCCACGGCACCGCGGGACAAGGCCTCCCCGGCCCACAGGTCGAACTCCTGCGACCAACCCGGCGGCGCCGCGTTCGGCTGCCAGTCGATGAGCCACGGCAGACCGTGGGTGGTGAAACCGGAGCCGATGATCAGCACGCCCTCGTCGCGCAGCGGCTTGAGCCGCCTGCCCAGTTCGAGCAGGGCGGCCGGCGCCAAGGTGGGCAGCGACATCTGCAGCACCGGAACATCCGCATCCGGGTACATCACCGTGAGCGGGACGTACGCGCCGTGATCCAGTCCGCGGTTCGGCTGGTGCGCGACGGGTTCGGTGTCCGGCATCAGCGCGGCGACCTTCGCGGCCAGCTCCGGCGCCCCGGGGCTGCGGTACCGCGTGCGGAAGTAGCGCTCGGCGAACCCGCCGAAGTCGTAGGTCAGCGGCACGCCGGTGTCGGTGGCGCCGAGCATCAGCGGCGCGGACTCCCAATGCGCCGAGACCATCAGGATCGCTCGCGGACGTGGCAGGTCACCGGCCCAGGCCGCGAGCTGCGAGGTCCACAGCTCGTCGTCGACGAGCGGCGGTGCGCCGTGGCTGAGGTAGAGGGCGGGCATCGGCCCGGAGTGCGTGGTGGTCATCTCACCCCATTTATTGAATCTTCAAGTAACAGCCTAGGGAAAGGCGCCGGGCACTTCAAGCGGTCCGGTTAGACTGGTCGGGTGGACGAGCCGAGGTGGTTGACCGAGGACGAGCAGAAGTCATGGCGCCAGCTCGCGATGCTCATGACGCTGCTGCCGCCCGCTCTCGACGCCCAGCTCCAGCGCGACTCCGATCTGACGCACTTCGGCTACTGGGTGATGGCGATGCTCTCGGAGCGGCCGGAACGCTCGTTGCGGATGAGCGACCTCGCCGCCCGCGCAGGCGCCTCGCCCTCGCGGGTCTCGCACGTGGTGGCACGGCTGGAGAAGAACGGCTGGGTGCACCGCGCCCGCTCCGACCGCGACGGTCGCAGCAACCTCGCCGAACTCACCGACGCCGGATACCGCAAGGTCGAACAAGCCGCACCGGGCCACGTCGAACGAGTACGCGACCTCGTCCTGGACGCGCTCACGAGCACTCAGATCCAGCAGATGGGCGAGATCTGCGGCGCCATGCTCCGCCGCATCGACCCGGACGGCCGCATGGGAACCCGCCCGCTCACGGACTAGCCCCATTCCCGCTTTCGAGATGAACGCGTCCCCCGCCCAACGGGAACGGGCGAGGGACGCGTTCGACTCGGAGCATCAGCTCGCCGGTGTCGTGGCGCGCTGGCCGTTTCCGTTGGTGGGTGCGGTGTCGGTCTGCTGGGCGAACTGGGTCCGGTAGAGCTCCGAGTAGAGGCCGCCGCGGGCGAGCAGGTCCTGGTGCGTGCCCTGCTCGGCGATGGTGCCACCGGAGATCACCAGGATGCGGTCGGCTTCGCGGATCGTGGAGAGGCGGTGCGCGATGACCAGAGCGGTGCGGCCCGCCAACGCCGTGGACAGCGCCTGTTGCACCGCTGCCTCCGACTCGGAGTCGAGGTGCGCGGTGGCCTCGTCCAGCACCACCACCGGCGGAGCCTTCAGCAGCAGCCGGGCGATCGCCAGGCGCTGCTTCTCCCCGCCGGAGAGCCGGTAGCCGCGGTCGCCGACCACCGTGTCCAAGCCGTCCGGCAGCTCGTCGACCAGATCCTGAAGCTGCGCGGTGCGCAACGCCGCGAACAGGTCCTCGTCGGACAGGCCGGGACGCGCGTAGGACAGGTTCGCGCGGATCGTGTCGTGGAACAGGTGCGGGTCCTGGGTGACCACGCCGACCGTGGAGTACAGCGAGCGCAGCGTCACGTCCCGCACGTCGTGCCCGGCGATGCGGATGCCGCCCTCGTCCACGTCGTAGAGCCGGCCGGCGAGGTTCGTGATGGTCGTCTTGCCCGCGCCGGAATGCCCGACCAGCGCGATGGTCTGCCCCGGCTCGGCGCGGAAGGTGATGTCGTGCAGCACGTCGTGCGCAGGCGCGTTCTCCGGGCGGGCCACGGATTCCAGCGAGGCCAGCGAAACCTCGCTGGACGCGGGGTAGCGGAACGAGACGCCGGTGAACTCGACGGCGGCAGGCTCGGAACGGGCGTCGAGCTCCACCGCGTCCGGCTTCTCCTCGATCATCGGCCGCAGGTCCAGCACCTCGAAGACGCGGTCGAAGCTCACCAGTGCCGTCATCACGTCCACGTGCACGTTGGACAGCGCCGTCAACGGGCCGTAGAGCCTGCTCAGCAGCGTCGCCAGCGCGACGAGCGTCCCGAGTTCGAACGCCCCCGACACCACGAGGCCACCGCCGAGCCCGTACACGACCGCCGTGGCCAGCGAGGCCAGCAGCGTCAACGCCACGAAGAAGACCCGGCTGTACATCGCGGACACGACGCCCAGGTCGCGGACCCGCGCGGCGCGCGAGGAGAACAGCCCGGCCTCCTCGTCGGTGCGGCCGTAGAGCTTCGCGAGCATCGCTCCGCCCACCCCGAACCGCTCGGTCATCAGCGAGCTCATCTCGGCGTCGGTCTTCATCTGCTCGCGGGTGATGCGCTGCAGCTTCCGGCCGACCCAGCGCACCGGCAGCAGGAACGCGGGCAGCAGCGCCAACGCGATCAGCGTGATCTGCCAGGACAGCGTGAACATCGTGGCCAGCACCAGCACGAGACTCAGCACGTTCGACACGACCGAGGACAACGTGCTGGTCAGGGCACGCTGCGCGCCGATGACGTCGGTGTTGAGCCTGCTCACCAGCGACCCTGTCTGGGCTCGCACGAAGAACGCGACCGGCATCCGCTGCACGTGGTCGAAGACCTCGGAGCGCAGGTCGTAGATCAGGCCTTCGCCGAGCCGCGCCGAATACCAGCGCTGCAGCAGGGACAGCGCCGCTTCGAGCACGGCCACCAGGGCGACGACGAGCGACAGCCACACCACCACGCCCATGTCGCGGGGCAGGATGCCGTTGTCGATGATCGCTTTGAACAGCAGCGGAGTCACGATGCCGAGCACGGCGGCCAAGGCGACCAGCACCAGGAACGGGACGATGTCCCGCAGGTAGGGCCGGGCGTAGCGCATGATCCGCCGGGTGAGTCCGCGTGCGAGGCGCTGGCGGGTCACCGACTCGTCGCTGGCGAAGGAGCGCATCGTCTCCCAGCTGACGCCGGTGGGGGTCATGTGGTGGTTCCTCTCGGTGAGCGGCCCGGTTCGGGGCGGGCCGGTGCGGCGGCCGGTTCGGGACGGCGTGCCACGTGGTCGCCGGGTCCGGTGGTGCGGTGTCCGGCGTTGATCCTGCGACTTCGTGTTAACTCGA harbors:
- a CDS encoding dioxygenase — translated: MTTTHSGPMPALYLSHGAPPLVDDELWTSQLAAWAGDLPRPRAILMVSAHWESAPLMLGATDTGVPLTYDFGGFAERYFRTRYRSPGAPELAAKVAALMPDTEPVAHQPNRGLDHGAYVPLTVMYPDADVPVLQMSLPTLAPAALLELGRRLKPLRDEGVLIIGSGFTTHGLPWLIDWQPNAAPPGWSQEFDLWAGEALSRGAVDELAAYADRAPGMPYAHPTSEHFAPMFVTLGAATSPDTPPDQVIDGYWMGLAKRSFQVA
- a CDS encoding MarR family winged helix-turn-helix transcriptional regulator, with the translated sequence MDEPRWLTEDEQKSWRQLAMLMTLLPPALDAQLQRDSDLTHFGYWVMAMLSERPERSLRMSDLAARAGASPSRVSHVVARLEKNGWVHRARSDRDGRSNLAELTDAGYRKVEQAAPGHVERVRDLVLDALTSTQIQQMGEICGAMLRRIDPDGRMGTRPLTD
- a CDS encoding ABC transporter ATP-binding protein; translated protein: MTPTGVSWETMRSFASDESVTRQRLARGLTRRIMRYARPYLRDIVPFLVLVALAAVLGIVTPLLFKAIIDNGILPRDMGVVVWLSLVVALVAVLEAALSLLQRWYSARLGEGLIYDLRSEVFDHVQRMPVAFFVRAQTGSLVSRLNTDVIGAQRALTSTLSSVVSNVLSLVLVLATMFTLSWQITLIALALLPAFLLPVRWVGRKLQRITREQMKTDAEMSSLMTERFGVGGAMLAKLYGRTDEEAGLFSSRAARVRDLGVVSAMYSRVFFVALTLLASLATAVVYGLGGGLVVSGAFELGTLVALATLLSRLYGPLTALSNVHVDVMTALVSFDRVFEVLDLRPMIEEKPDAVELDARSEPAAVEFTGVSFRYPASSEVSLASLESVARPENAPAHDVLHDITFRAEPGQTIALVGHSGAGKTTITNLAGRLYDVDEGGIRIAGHDVRDVTLRSLYSTVGVVTQDPHLFHDTIRANLSYARPGLSDEDLFAALRTAQLQDLVDELPDGLDTVVGDRGYRLSGGEKQRLAIARLLLKAPPVVVLDEATAHLDSESEAAVQQALSTALAGRTALVIAHRLSTIREADRILVISGGTIAEQGTHQDLLARGGLYSELYRTQFAQQTDTAPTNGNGQRATTPAS